The following proteins are co-located in the Brienomyrus brachyistius isolate T26 unplaced genomic scaffold, BBRACH_0.4 scaffold35, whole genome shotgun sequence genome:
- the fundc2 gene encoding FUN14 domain-containing protein 2, whose translation MAEKKKGKDEDTFDVMDLAEYAKKQRWWNRVFGNNNSGPIAEKYSVATQLAIGGVTGWCAGYLFQRVGKLAASAVGGGFFLLQIANHTGYIKVDWKRVERDVNKAKKQLKLNAERPPPEVRTKVDEVQTFIKKNIVLTGGFAGGFLLGLAS comes from the exons GAAAGGATGAAGACACTTTTGATGTCATGGACCTGGCGGAGTACGCCAAGAAACAGAGGTGGTGGAACAGAGTTTTTGGCAACAACAACTCTGGGCCCATTGCAGAGAAATATTCTGTGGCCACACAACTCGCGATTGGTGGCGTGACCGGCTG GTGTGCAGGGTATCTATTCCAGAGGGTTGGGAAGCTGGCAGCTTCTGCAGTGGGTGGTGGTTTTTTCCTGCTTCAG ATCGCCAATCACACAGGCTACATCAAGGTGGACTGGAAGAGAGTGGAGCGGGACGTGAACAAGGCTAAAAAGCAGCTAAAGCTGAACGCGGAAAGGCCTCCCCCCGAAGTGCGGACGAAAGTGGATGAG GTGCAGACATTTATCAAGAAGAACATCGTGCTCACTGGAGGCTTTGCCGGAGGGTTCCTCCTTGGACTCGCCTCTTAG
- the cmc4 gene encoding cx9C motif-containing protein 4: MSRKKDPCQKQACEIQKCLKENKYMESRCEEVIREMRRCCRQHAAEKSVCCSGFRKEYKTAENNEVLSSSYPASACL; encoded by the exons ATGTCTCGAAAAAAAGATCCATGTCAGAAGCAAGCCTGTGAAATTCAGAAATGCTTAAAAG AGAATAAATACATGGAAAGCCGCTGCGAAGAAGTGATCCGAGAGATGCGGCGCTGCTGCCGGCAACACGCTGCGGAGAAGTCGGTCTGCTGCTCGGGATTCCGGAAGGAGTACAAGACCGCGGAAAACAATGAGGTCCTTTCCTCCTCCTACCCAGCATCTGCCTGTTTATAA
- the brcc3 gene encoding lys-63-specific deubiquitinase BRCC36, with product MAVSAVHLESDAFLVCMNHALSTEKEEVMGLCIGEVDTNRIVHIHSVIILRRSDKRKDRVEISPEQLSAASTEAERLAEMTGRPMRVVGWYHSHPHITVWPSHVDVRTQAMYQMMDQGFVGLIFSCFIEDKNTKTGRVLYTCFQSVQAQKGSEYERIEIPIHVVPHEAIGKVCLESAVELPRILCQEEQDTYRRIHSLTHLDPITKIHNGSVFTKNLCSQMSAVSGPLLQWLEDRLEQNKQSISELQSQKERLMQELATM from the exons ATGGCAGTTAGTGCCGTTCACCTGGAGTCGGACGCCTTTTTGGTGTGCATGAATCACGCGCTAAGCACCGAAAAGGAAGAAGTGATGGGACTTTGCATTGGAGAG GTGGACACAAATCGTATCGTCCACATTCACTCGGTGATTATATTACGCCGCTCGGACAAGAGGAAGGATCGTGTGGAAATCTCACCGGAGCAACTGTCCGCAGCCTCCACTGAAGCAGAGA GGTTGGCTGAGATGACGGGACGTCCCATGAGGGTCGTGGGGTGGTACCACTCGCACCCCCACATCACTGTGTGGCCGTCACATGTTG ATGTGAGGACTCAGGCGATGTACCAAATGATGGATCAAGGTTTTGTAGGTCTGATTTTCTCTTGCTTCATAGAGGATAAAAACACAAAG ACGGGCAGAGTCCTTTACACCTGCTTCCAGTCTGTACAAGCACAGAAAGGTTCAGA GTATGAGAGAATTGAGATTCCAATCCACGTGGTCCCACATGAAGCCATAGGAAAAGTGTGCCTGGAATCTGCGGTGGAACTACCCAGAATCCTCTGCCAGGAGGAACAGGACACCTACCGACGTATTCACAG CCTCACTCACCTGGATCCGATTACGAAGATTCACAACGGCTCAG TCTTCACCAAGAACCTGTGCAGCCAGATGTCAGCTGTCAGTGGCCCCCTGCTCCAGTGGCTGGAGGACCGTCTGGAGCAGAACAAGCAGAGCATCAGTGAGCTGCAGAGCCAGAAAGAGCGCTTAATGCAGGAACTGGCCaccatgtga